In bacterium, the genomic window AGCCGGGACGATGCTCGACACGGCCGTCTCCCTGGTTTATATCCTGGCCGCGGCGCTGTTCATTCTGGCGTTGAAGTGGCTGAGTGCACCCGCGACGGCCCGTCACGGGGTGCTGGCGGGCGAAATCGGCATGCTGCTCGCGATCGTAGGCACGTTGCTGCGCACGCACGTGGTCAGCTATCAGTGGATCATCGTGGCCATGGTGCTGGGATCGGCCAGCGGCGCGCCGATGGGCCTCGGGATACCGATGACCGCGGTTCCCCAGCGGACGGCGCTCTCGCACTCGTTCGGCGCCCTCGCCGCGGCGCTGGTCGGGACCGGCGAATACTACCTCCAGGCGCCCCGCGTCGGCACGTTCACTATGACGGCCCTCGCCGTCGAGGTCGTGCTGGGCAGCCTCACGTTCACCGGCAGCCTCATGGCGTTCGGCAAGCTCCAGGACCTGCTCCCCGGCCGTCCGATCACCTACGGGGGCCAAAACGTCATGAACCTGTCGCTGCTGGGCGTGACGATCGGGCTGGCGGCCGTCATCGTGATGCGCCCCGGGCTTACGATGCTGTTTCCGGTGATCATCGCGCTCGCGCTCGTGTTCGGCGTGCTGCTGATCATTCCCATCGGCGGCGCCGACATGCCCACGGTGATCTCCCTGCTCAACTCGTACGCCGGGCTGTCCGCCGCCGCGATGGGCTTCGTCCTCAAGAACCAGTTGCTGATCATCGCCGGCGCCCTCGACGGTTCCTCCGGCTTCATTCTCTCGATCATCATGTGCCGCGCGATGAACCGCTCGTTCGCCAATGTCCTGTTCGGCGCGTTCGGCCAGGTCCAGGCGACGGCGGCCGGGGCGGCCCCCGAAAAGCCCGTCCGGAGCGCGACCCCGGAAGAAGCCGCCTCGATTCTCGCGGCGGCGCGGTCGGTGATCATCGTGCCCGGATACGGC contains:
- a CDS encoding NAD(P)(+) transhydrogenase (Re/Si-specific) subunit beta; its protein translation is MLDTAVSLVYILAAALFILALKWLSAPATARHGVLAGEIGMLLAIVGTLLRTHVVSYQWIIVAMVLGSASGAPMGLGIPMTAVPQRTALSHSFGALAAALVGTGEYYLQAPRVGTFTMTALAVEVVLGSLTFTGSLMAFGKLQDLLPGRPITYGGQNVMNLSLLGVTIGLAAVIVMRPGLTMLFPVIIALALVFGVLLIIPIGGADMPTVISLLNSYAGLSAAAMGFVLKNQLLIIAGALDGSSGFILSIIMCRAMNRSFANVLFGAFGQVQATAAGAAPEKPVRSATPEEAASILAAARSVIIVPGYGMAVAQAQHQVRELYDALMHRGVDVTFAIHPVAGRMPGHMNVLLAEADIPYDRLLDLEHANTELAQADVALVVGANDITNPAARHDRTSPIYGMPILDVDRARVVMVVKRSMRPGFAGIENELYYLDKTLMLFGDAKA